The DNA region AGCAAGTTGCTCAGGGCTTGATCTTCGTCGTCACACGAACTGTCCCGAAGATCGATGATAACGCTTTGGGAGCGACTTCGGCTGCGGTCAAGGTGATTTTTTAGAATCGGACTGCTGGATGACGAGCAGTCAATGAGATGAAGATAGCTTGCGCTATGTTTCTTGTTGAGGGGGATAACAGTTTCGCTAGCCAAGGTCCACTGTGTAAGCAATTGATCAGGGCTCGGGGCAAAGCTTAGGGAGACTTTGAGTGCTTGGTCCAACGGTGACTTTTTCACCATGAGGGTCAGGGATTGTAGCTTTGCACTGGCGAAAGGAATATCTTGATCCAGTCGATCCCCACGACGCAAGCCAAGCTTGGCCGCCGGGGACTTAGGAACTACGTATTTGACATAGAAGTAACGCCCTTTGCGCTCGGTAATCACGCCGGAATAATACGGGCTTTGCATCTGGCTATGCTGTTCCGTAATCAGGTTGCCTTGAGGGACAAGACTCGGGCCTGCAATACCGCCCGCTGCTAGAGCAAGGTTGATGCTCGTGACCAGCTTTGATTGATCAAACTTTTCTTTTCCTTGAATGGCTTCAAGCTTCTTTAGGTTCTCCTGCCACGGCGACAAGTCTTTCACCGAGGACTGGGATAGTTGCTGCCGCACCTCTTGGATCAGGTTTTTTGGAGCTTGTCCTAGGCATATATTGGCGATAATGACGTAACAGGTGACTACGATTCGTTGCATATCTTTCCTCCTTGGGCCTTAAAACTAAGTGATTTTTGAGTAAAAAACTATTAAGACAATCGGGTCTGTGTAAAATCGAGAGTATGAGGGATTATGGAACACAAAGAATCACCTGAAGAGAGCTTTAACCAGGCTCAATTACTGAAGAATTCAAGTATGTTCTACCTCTGTATTGGCGCTGTCGGTTTGATGGTTTCTTATTTTCATCACGACAATATGGCAAGATCTTGGGCCCTGTCGAGCCCTGACTATGCCAATTGGGAAGTAATCTCTCTTGGGTTGTTAACAGCTGGCGTTCTTGCTGTAATGGCGTATCTATTTGAAGACTTTTTCCCAAGCTACCGTGCCTTGAAGCGTGTTATGGTTGGCCTAATGGGCAGGATGACTTGGCCTGGGGCGATTTATCTAGCTTTGCTATCCGCTGTGTCCGAGGAGATTTTATTTCGGACCGCGATCCAGCCCTCAGCAGGAGTAGTTCTCACAGCAGCATTATTTGCAGTTTTACACCTAGGTCCCGCCCAACAGTTTGGGGTTTGGGCGCTGATTGCCTTTTTAAGTGGCCTAGTATTCGGTTGGACTTACGAGGCAACTGGCTTGATTCTACCCTCTTTAATCGGCCATATTCTTGTGAATCTGATCTCATTTTGGCGATTCCGAATCTCCTTTCAAAAAGCTAAAAAACGGGCTGAGAAAAAAGAGGGCCTAAGCCCCGATGCTCCACGAGGTGTTAAGTGAGACAAGGACATCCGCAAATCTGCCTATTTCAGCCGGAAATTCCACAGAATACCGGCAATATAGGGCGGTTGGCAGCTGCTACCGCATGCCGTTTACATCTAGTGAAACCTTTTGGGTTTTCCATGAGCGATAAAAACTTGCGGCGACCCGGGCTTGACTACTGGCCATGTCTGGACTTGGAAATTCACGATCAGTTTGAGTCGGTTTATAGGCAGTGTCATGGTAAGGTAGCCTTTTTTACAAAGTTTGCTGATGCAGATTACACTCAGGTTCCGGAAGATACGGAGCTACTGGTTTTCGGGCAAGAAACATCGGGTCTTCCAGAATCCTTTCATGAGACTTATGCTCACCAGCTTTACCGGATTCCCATGTTTCATCCGGAGGTGAGAAGCTTGAATCTATCCAACGCAGTCTCGATAATTGTATACGACCAATTGCGCAAGCGTGGTCTTCTTCACTAGGAGAATCCTATGAGTCAAGAAAAAATTACCCCTAAGACACCAGATCAAACGTGGCTCGAAAGCTACTTTTATCCAACCCTACTAGAAGCAAAAGCCTATAAGATCGATACTCCAGTGGTTGATGTGAAGCTCGACCAAAATGAGAGCCCTTGGGATTGGCCACAGCACTTGAAGAAGAAAATATTAGATCGCGTTGCGGAGAAACCTTGGAATCGCTATCCAGAACCCATAGGAGAGGAACTGCACCAACGACTTTCTGATTATGTTGGTGTTCCAGCAAACTGCCTGCTCACCAGCCCTGGTTCGAATATGATGATCCCCCTGGTGTTTGATGCGATGGCCAAAAGCCTGTCTGGCAAAGTGGTGGTAGCGAGACCTTCATTTGCCTTGTTTGAAATGCACTGCAACTACGCCGGGATTCCCTACGAAACATGGGATCTTGACGAGAACTTTGAGTATCAGCTCGATCGTCTGCCTGAGCTTCCCGATGGTTCGTTTGTTGTCTTTGCGAGCCCAAACAATCCAACGGGAACAAGTATCTCCCCTGAAATGCTTGAAACCATGCTTGCTCAGAACCCGAAAACCATGTTCTTAGCTGATGAAGCTTACTATGAGTTCAACGATCAGCCTTATACCCACCTGATGGCGAAATATAGCAATCTCATGATCCTAAGAACAATGTCCAAAACTATGGGGGCTGCTGGCGTGCGCTTAGGCTACCTCATGGCACCTGCGGCAATTATCGAGCAAGTTAAGAAGCTTCGCCTACCATATTTGCTCAATCATTTTTCAATGGAGGCGGCGAAAATCATCTTGAGTGACGATGAGATGCAGGCCTTTGTGAAGAAGAATATTGAGAACGCCGTTAGCGAAAGAGATCGGATCTATCAAGCTCTTTCAAAGAAAGCTGCTGATGGTGGCTTCCGTGTTTTTAACTCCAAAGCGAACTTTTTGTTGTTGCAATGGCTGCAAGCGGACGCCTGTGATAAGGCTTATCGGCACCTAATAGAGAAGGGTATTCTGGTTAGAAATATGAGCAAGGGCCCTGGCTTAGCAGGCTGCTTGCGAGTCAGCATCGGCACCCAGGAAGAAAATGATCGACTAATCGCTGTATTCTAAGGACCTTAGAGAGCCTCTGAGCATATAGTTTCTTGATTCCTAAAGGATACAGAATCTTCCTCCGAATAAAATCCATGTAGTTCGGAGGATGACATATGGCTGAAGTCAGGGACTTAGCTAAAAAATTTGGTCTAAGTATTCCTACCCAAGTGGATCAGGAGGATATCGTCTGTCTGGTCGAAGATCAGACGGATATGCGCCTCATTGTAGCCCACCATCTGAACAAAATCGGCTTTAAAAACATCAAACAGTTCACCAATGGTCATGAAGCGCTGGATTGGTTGAAAAACAGCAATACAGCTAAGATTTCAGTTACGATATGCGATCATGAAATGCCGATTATGAACGGTTTTGACTTCCTAGCTGAACTCAAAGCCGATCCCGACTTGGTCCGCGGTCCTTTCGCTATTACCATCGATAATCCCAGTCGAGCGAAAATCATGTTGGCCACCGAAAATGGGGTGGATGGTGTGCTTGTGAAACCGTTTACCCTGAAGGATATTCTACCCAAACTTCGTCAGGCATTTAAGGTGTTCCATAATCCTGGCAATCCCGAACTACTTTATGAAAATGCCAAAGGCGAGTTGAGGCAAGGCAACTTGGAAAAGGCTGAGCACGTCTACAAAAGCCTTATGGATGTCACCTCAAAAGCAGCCCGACCCTTGGTTGGTTTAGCCCAAGTAGCGGTACGCAAGGACGATTTCACCAGGGCCGAAGCCCTATTAAAATCTGCTGAGGAGCGTAACGATCACTACGTCCATCTATATGTGGAGCGGGGTGAGTTGTTTTCCAAGCAGAATCGTGTGGAAGAAGCTATTGGAGAATTTAAGCGAGCAATCCAACTATCGCCACTCAACCCAATCCGATACGAGCGCGCTGCTCAGCTTTTATTTAAACTAGATAAGCACCAGGAAGCGATTGATATACTTAATATCGCCATTCAAAATGAGCTATCATTTCCCGCACTGCATCACTACTTGAGCCAAGGGTACTACGTCCTTAAAGAATACAAGAAAGCAATCCGCCATATCCGTTCAGCTCTAAGTGTTGAGCCTGAAAATGTGGTATACCTGAATCAACTTGGTATTTCCTACAAGGAGTCAGAAGAGCCAGAGGCAGCCCTGAAGACGTACAATCAAATCATCAAGCTCGATCCTGAAAACAAGGCAGCTCTCTATAATAAGGCCATCTTAATGAAGGTTAAGGGTAATCTCGATGAGGCCATCAAGGTCTTAGACCGCTGTTTGACAAAGCACCCTAACTTCAAGCAAGCTAAGGACAAGTACGATGAGTACAGGGCTGAGAAGGAAGAGCAGAAGAAGGAACAAGCAAGCTGATGAAAACCATCATTCTCCTAAGGCATGGAGAAGCCGAATCCCCCGGAAAATTTGAAGATCATGAACGTCCTCTAACGGCAAGAGGTCACAGCCAAGCTCAGTTTATTGGCCAAGCACTCCAAAGCCGCGGGCTGATTCCTGACGGCGTGATTGTCAGCGATGCCAAACGAACTGTTGAAACCTATAAAAATGTCAAGGATGTAATGGAGCTGAATCCCCGACAGGAGGTGGTGTCCAGCCGCTTTTATCTTGCTGGTGTCGATCGTATTTTTGAAGAGATGGCTGCCATAGAGGATGACATCAATACAGTTCTATTAATTGGCCATAATCCTGGCTGGAGTGAAGCCATTGGAGTCTACACTGGTGAATATGAAAGTTTAGGAACTGGCGAAGCGGGTCTCATGAACATCGAGCAAGGGCCTTGGCTAGAATTGCTTGGGCGAAGCTACCAATGGCAGCTAAAAGAAAAGCTTGGCGCTAGCATAACGAGATGAGCCAATTAAACTAAAATTATACTTCCATGAATAACTATCCTGCTGATCGCTCAATTCACTCCGATTTGAAGCGAGCCTCGATATCCTGATGATGGTTTGTCAGATGGTTGATCACTGATCGCACCATTTCTTCGGTGAATATGTGCTGTGTTTGCTCGTTGTAATACTCGGGCATCATCGAACAAGCCTTGCCATAAAGAGTTGTGTGGACAAACATCGCATCATGAGCCAAGAGTTTGAGTAAGGTTTGGGCTCCCCATTCAGCTGCCGATGGGCCAATATCAGGAATTTCCCGTTGGAAGACATCCTTTAGTACCTGCTGTCCGGGAGGTCCCATCTCTTCGAAGCTATCGTAAACCGTTTCCACGATCTCTGAGTACTCGCCCTGTAAAAACAGGGCGAAGCCATTGCGAAATTCATCTGAATGCTTGGCGTAAACATCGCGAATGGATATGGCGAATTCGAAGGCATTGATTTTGCCATCATTGAGAGCCTCGACTTCTTTGTTAAAGAGAAGCTTCGCACGGATTAAAATGGCCGCAAAAAGCCCCTCTTTATTCTTAAAATGGTAGTTCACCGCAGCAAGGTTCACACCAGCCTCTTTGGCTATCTCACGGATGGACACCCCGTGAAAGCCGCTTGTAGCAAATAGCTGACAGGCTGTATCAATGATCTTCTCTTTGGTATCTGCGGGTTTTGTCATAAGCTTCCTTTTCTTCCAGTTTTCGATGGCTTCAAGCAGCTACGGCATCTCGTTAGTCTTGAGCCTTGCTGGTTTCTGCCGTTAGAATACCAAGCCCGTTAGTGTCATTGGATTCATTTTGGTTTTTCATACTAGATTTGCCCATCTTAGCCCGTTTTAGGCGCGAAGTCATCCTCTTCACAGCTCCAGAGGCGTCTTCTAGTATCCCATAAGCGCAAGGCACCCATACGAGGGTCAAAACAGTGCCGCTGGTGAGACCCCAGGCCATCGCCAAAGTCATGGGAATCAGTATCGCATCACTTCCGCCGATGCCATAAGCAGTTGGTAAGAGTCCAGATATGGTGGTCAAGGAACTCACAACCACGGCTCTCAGGCGTAGTCCAGAGGACTTTACCAGAACCTCGTCCATCGTGAGACCATTATCTTCTTGTTTGAGGTCTTCAATAAACGAAATGAGCACGATTCCTGAGTTGACGATAATTCCTCCTAAGCCAATGATGCCAATGAGTGCCAGAAAGCTGATAGGGCGATCATGGAGGTAGAAGGCGATCGAGAAGCCAACCAAACCCAAAGGTATGGTGGTCATGATGATCAGAGGCCTCAAGTAGGATCGGAACAAGAATACCAACAGAGCAAAGATCCCAATCAAAGACAGGATCAAGGCATCAAATAGGCTAGCAAGAGACTCGTTAGTACTCTCTTCTTCTCCGCCAAATACAATGGAAGTGTCGGGATAGGTTTCTTGTAGTTTATTGAATGCCTGAGTGAAGATCTGATTGGCCTTCAGCGCAGTGATGACAGCCTCATCCACATCCGCAGTGATGGTTTTAGCGCGTTGAAAATCAAAGCGATTGATCTGCGGTTTGCCAGCCTCCTCGCGAAATTTTGCCACCTGACTCAGAGGAATGAGATAGCCCCGAGGGTCCATGATTTTAATCTTGTTAAGGTCTTTGATATCAGCCCGGTATTCAGGTGCGAGTTCTACAAGGATATCGACCTCTCTGTTTTTTAAGTCGACGTTGGACACCCGGCTGCCGGAAACCGAACTTCGAACGATATTCCCGATACTTTGCACGGTGAGCCCTAGGCGGCTGGCCACCTCTTCATTGATGTCCAAATAGACCCGGTTATCGCCATAGATGTCGTTGACTTCGACGTTCTTAATACCAGGCTCAGAGTTTAGAGTTTCAATAATACTATTGGTGACCGTTTCCAATGTTTCAGGGTTTGATGATCGAATCGTACCGTTAACAGCCTTACCAACGGGTGGGCCATTGGCCAGTGCCTCGTAGCTAATGGCAGCATCAGTCGGTACCGAAACTTTTTCCAAGTCTAAACGGAAGCTGTTACTATCGATGTTGTTCTTAGCAAACTCATCCACAGAGATTCTGAAGAACCCGACATTATCACCGCTCTTTGCCTGGGGGTCACCTGGCGCTGTTTGAGAGACCCCAGCTTGAGCGACAATCGACGTGATATGATCGCCCATTTCATCATTGATGTTTTTGGTAAGAGTAGCCATCTTACGCTCGGTTTCCAGGAGCGGTGTTCCCTTGGGTAGCTCGAACCTGCCGATGTATACTTCAGTCTGTTCCGACGGAAAGAGTACAAATTTATTCATGCCAAACATCATGTAAAATGAGCCGATCATCAGGCCACTGAATATAGTAGCGGTGATATAACGATGATGTATCACCCAAGCCATCATCCTTTCGAAAGGTTCAATCACACCTCGTTGGAACCAATCGCTTTTTTCCTGCTTCTGGTCTTCGTCAACAATATTCTGATCCGAATTTTCAACCAAGCGCATGGGTAGAAAGAAAAAGCTCTCAATCAAGCTAGCAACCAAGGCAATTGTGACGACCACAGGGATCCATTTGATGAACTGACCCATAATACCCCGGGTGACCAGCATCGGTAGGAATGCTGCAATCGTTGTGAACGCCGTCGCCGAAATGGGGAGCCAGAGCTTACTAATAGAGGTTAAGGCTGCCTTCCGAGAGCCCATACCGTCCTTCCGTAAACGAGCGTAGTTCTCACTGATGACAACGCTGTTGTCGACGAGCATACCCAAGGCGATGACAAGGGCGAGGATCGTGATCGCATTGAGATTCATTCCAAAGACAGGCATGAAACCAAAAGTCGCTAATACAGCAATCGGCAGCGATAAACTCGCCATAATTCCGACCCGACCTGGCAGAAAAATAAGCAGAAATACAACCACGAGCACAAGGCCAGACACAGCATTCGACGTCAGTACCTCCAGCCTGTTCTTAACTTTCTCTGCCTCGTTATTATAGACTTTGAATTGATACTCGGGATAGGAACTTCGAAATTTCTCAATGGTGCTATCGATGCTTTCAACCAGGGCGAGCGTATCCGCTCCTGATTTTTTGGTGACGATTAACAAAGTTGCTTCTTGACCATTATGAAGGGCACGAATCGTTGGATCTTCCTCGGCATCAATAACCTGGGCCACATCTTTGAGCAAGATCTTCTGCCCCGAGAAGTTTGATCGAATAACAATGTTTTCGAGGTTTTTGACGTTTTCGATCTTACCTTCCAGCCGAAGCAGTTTCTGCTGGTTTTGGTTCTTGAGGAGCCCGCCAGGGATGTTGATATTTTTTTCCTGAATTTTTTGAATGACTTCGTTGACGCCAACGTGATTGTCTTCCAGTTTTGCCGGATCGAGTTGAACTCGAAACTGTCGCTCTTGGTGGGCGGTTAATCTCACATTGAGAACTGATTTGTTGTTTTCGATCGCTTCTTGGAGCTGTTCGGCAATGAGGTCACGCTTCCGGTCAGTGTTTGGGCCGACAATGGCGAGGTCGATGACCGGGAATTCTTCTGACTTAAGTTCTAAGAATCGTGGGCGATCTCTCAGATCAGGAGGCAAGTCTGATACCCGATCCACAGAACGTTGCAGATCGGCCATGACTTCCTTGACATTGACATTGTCTATATCAAGGCGGACAAAGATGGTGCTTTCCCCTGCTTGGCTTACCGAGCGAACGTCTTTAAGCCCAGAAACGGAACGAATTTCATCTTCAATAGGCTTCGTGATTCTAGTTTCCATTTCCTCAGCAGAAGCACCATCATAACGAGTTGTGATTGTTGCTGAGGCAAAGTCTACGGCGGGATAAGATTCTGAATTTAGATCCTTTAGTCCCCCAAGCCCAAAGACCACCACCAAAGCGGTTAGAATCAAAGTGAATTTGTAATTGTCTAAGAAAAACTTCGATAGATTCATAGCATCCTCTTATGCATTCAAGGGGCAAGGGGTTTGGTTGAAGGTACGGAGGTAGTCGAGAAGTGTATTGACTACCAGTAGGTAAGCATCCACCTCTTTCAACTGACTATCCTGTAAAGAGTCTTGTTCATTAATCAACTCCATAATTGAGATTCTCGCTTGTCGATACTGTTTCTCGATAGCTATGGAGCTCTTCTTAAGGAGTTGGGTATTGCGCTTTTGATGTTCTATGGTTTCATAGAGAATTTTAATTTGTGGGCCGATGCTCTGTTTTTGAGCAGCTAATTGAGCGACTAGTTTTTGGCGCTCGGCTTGATAGACTGATTCTTCAAGACTCAAGCGAGCGAGTTTACTTCGAGTTTTGCTCTGATCAAGAGGCATGGTCAGAGATAAAGCTATGGAGAAGCCATTGATCGGTTGATCGTAGACATTTTTAAAGGATTCGTCATAGGCATCGGCACGACCGAGAACTGTATACGCTCCCGTGAGTGATAGATCTATGTCATCGTAAGTTTCCGTAATGGTGCGATCCAGCCGATGCTGCTTGTCGAGCAGTGCGAGTGATTCTTTATACATAGTATCGGCAAGAGGGTCCCGGTCCCGGCTTTGGATACTGACGGTACACTGCATCACGTCAGCTACAATCTTATCGAGTTTTACACTTTTTAATGCGATATCATGAGACCCTAGCTCAGGAAGTAGAGTTTTGAGTTGTTGCTCCAGTTGGGTTCTTTGGAATGCGAGAGCCTTGACCACATTTTCACGAGATACCACCTGAGCCCTCAGTCGGGCGACATCAGCGACATCAGCTACAGAAGAGCGATAGCGTCGCTCTGTTTCCGCGAGTTGGCGCTTAGCACCTTTTAAGAGCCCTTTGGCTAATCCTTGTGATTGCTCATTGGCAACAAGAGCCCAGTAAATCTTTCGAAGTTCGAACTCGAAGGATTTTTGTTGGATCTGTGCTTCAATATCGTTGCGTTGTTGTTCAGCAAACGCTCGCTCTACCTCAGCTTGATCGAGACTTCCTAGAAAGTTTTTCCATAGATCCATGGTGAGGCTTGCTTCGAAATTGGTGCTGGTGAAGTCTTTTAGCAATCCATCTGTGGTACTGCGTTGATCATTACTTACAGCGAGTTTCGAGCTGAAGCCCTTACCGAGATTGGATTGAATTCCAACCGAAACCGTTTTGGTTGGTCCAAAGACCACGGCCCCTGGGTAAAGGGCCTGCTCGTTGGTGTCGGTGTAATTCGCGCTCGAAACAAGATTCGTGCTGTAGCGCTCATGGCTGAGAGTCGATTGCAGGCGCCCTTGCTTTCGAAGAGCTTCAATCTGCTTGCCCGTGGGGTTCTGTTTGCGAGCTAAAGTAATGATATCACTCTCAGAAAGCTCCATGGGAGCAGCCCAGGAGGGCGTCACAGAGAGAGCGATCACGGCCGTTATTAAGTATCTTATCGGGTTCATAGGAATTTCCATTTGATTCAAACGTTCGTTTCATACAGTCGTATTGTTAATCCATTTATCGGCAAGTGCAAGGAGAAGTTAATTCAAACGTTCGTATTAATTATAAGTAGCTGTGTGTAAAGGAGAAATAAAGATAAAAAACTGTTGCAGTGAGTTTCGAGGTGGGCTGAATAAATGTATTTATTAGCTCATAAAGATTATTTTGCTGTGACGAGACGCAGCGGGAGCGCGAGGCTGCTCCCCTATAGACTGTTACTTTGCAACTACAACAGATCGAATTTGCCAACGTGGTTTTATGAGTTCATCCGCAGCAACTTTGTAAGCGAAAGCGATGACAATAGACTGCCCTTCGAAGCCTTCCAAAGAAAAGCGTTGAGATACCTTTTCTTTGCTGAATGTCTCCTCACTGATCGGCAGCGATGATGCGATATCAAATGTTTCCCAAGTAGCTGTCGCAAAGTCGCCATCATAGTCAGCAGATACCTTCACCTGAAGCATGTCAGTCATTTTTTCAAGGTCAGTGCCATATGCAATGACATTGGTAAAGGCGAAGAATGGGTTAGCGATACCTGCAAGGTCGATGGCTGGGGAAATCAACCAGGTCTCAACGAGTTCATCACTACCAAATGCTGAGGCCTGAGCGAAGTTTACACCCTGAAAAGAGCTAAGCTGCCACTTGGCCAAGCCAGAGAGGTTCTTAACTTCAAAGTTGCCATGCCCTTCGCTGAAGTCTTCTGAAAAAATTTCGGAGTCTTTGCTAACCAAAATAGGGTTGATGTAGAGATCTGAAAGGCTAGTCCCGTCGACTTCACAGATATGAAGATCGATCCTGTTTTTTCCTGGCGCGATTTCGAAGGTATTATTATTGGTACGATAGATTTCAGAACAGAACCGGCTTGAAAAAAGGGTTGTGTTGTTTGCGTCAAGGTAGTCTAGTTCGATTTTGTACTCACCAGGATTCAGTTGAGCGTCAATGGAGCCACTACCACGGAACTCAAACGTTTCTTGAGCTGTACTAGCAGTTAAGTAGAATTTGGAATAATCTGCGTCGATTTCAGCCAGGTCAATGGATGCGAGGTTTGAACTTGTTTCCTGCTGCTTTTCCGTTGCGCAGCCATTAAGCATCAGAATGGTCGAGACAAATAGTCCTGAGAAAGTTTTCATTGGAAATCCTTGTTTTAGTTTTCAATAAATAGCTAACGATCGACTCTCGTATCGAAGAAATATTGCAATATGGGGAACGATAACCTGACGCGGCTACGCGATGCCTTCTGTAAGTTGATTTGACTCTCTTGCACGCAACCTAGAAACCTTTACGAGCTTGATCTTAGCACTCAACGTTACAGCTGTTGGAATGAGGGTTGGGGTTAAGGCGATGGCCATCCAGACTGTATCAAGAACTCGACTGGAAAAACTTGGGTCGAATGATCGATGAGAGAAAAACTGGAGGCCTGCGAGTAGAGCTATGGCTGCCAAGACATGGTTGAACAGTCCAAATGTTATTTTGGCAAGCGTCTCGCTGCGGGGCGATATTATTGGGAGACCAGGATGGCGAACTGAACCATAAATGTAGAGGCGTAAAAAAGGCACTCCTAAAATAGCAACGACCGATGCTAAAACTTGTGACCCCGTGAAGATTAAAAAGTCATCTGTAATCAAACCAACGCTTGTACGAAGCTCTCTACCTGACAAATAGTCGAATAAAAGTATGGCTAGAGGCCCTAGCATTAGAGTTGCTGGGAAAAACCATCTCGGCAGACGTTGTGGATCACTCTTATTGAGTGCCCAAAGCCATCGTCTAATTTTCGCTTGATCTTCAGTCGAAAAGCTCTCGATCCAATCCAAAGTGGCACTCCCCCTGCTGTTAACTCGAACCTCGCCATATGGGGAACGAGGTACGGGTCTCATGCTAAAAAAACGACTCTGTTTGGGCATGTTCCTTCTCGACACCCTTGCTGATGGCATGCTCCACAACCATGGTCATCAAAGCTTCGGGGCCACAAGTCAAAAAGGTTGTATTGTCGTACTGACCATCCACTGCTTTATCTAACATCTCGGTGCTTGGGCGACCGTACCAAAAACCCTCAGCTTGGGCATCTTCCCGAGTCAGCGTTGTGATGACCTTAATTCCAGGTTTATTTTGGAGGCTTTCGAGTACATCCCAACAGATCAAATCTTTTTTGGAACGGTAGGCGACTAACAAAGTCATCGTTTCTGGGGCACCATCGGTTCCGAGACAGTCCGCATACTCCCTAAGAATGCTAATAAATGGTGTGACACCACTTCCTGCGCCGACCATGACAAGGTTTTTGTGGCACTTTTCAGGATTAAAAACGAAGCGACCAATAGGTCCACGAGCTTTCAGAATATCGCCCTCTTTAAGCTCGTCGCACATCCAGTTGCTGATCAAACCACCTTCGACCCGCTTTATGGTGCATGCTGAAAATGCCTTTTCACAAGGAGAGCTGGACATGGTGTAAGAGCGAACGATGGGCTTGTCTGAAATTCCATCGTAGCGAAATGTCAGATACTGTCCGGCAATATAATCGAAAGCATGCTCGTTATCATCAGCATCTATGAAATAGAAGGTCTTTGTGTCCCAGGTTTCCTCGGTGATCTTCGCAATCTTAAGGTTCATCCAGCCTTTTTTTCGTCGCATCATGGGTTTCCTTTGTTGGTGTGCGGGTGTGAACCACGTTCAAGCACCCCACTATAGCGAAAGGCTTTCGGGCCAGCAATGGCGAAGAGAGCTAGCCTCTAGGGCTAGGCAACCTTCGGGAATGGCAACGGGACAAGAGGGGTTAAGGTAGGATAGGAAAGAAGTCGAGAGGGACCGCTAAAGTCTTGGTCGTCTTCTCTTCGATAGACAACGTCCAAGGTTCACCGTTGCGATTGTAGAAATAGGCTAGCTCACCAGTGTCATAATAACCGTTGCCATCGCTATCTAGAAAGACGAAGAGATAGTATCGGCCAAGGTCAATGCTTGGGCTTAAGAATTGAGCCTTGCCTTGTTGGCCTATGATA from Pseudobacteriovorax antillogorgiicola includes:
- a CDS encoding tRNA (cytidine(34)-2'-O)-methyltransferase codes for the protein MRQGHPQICLFQPEIPQNTGNIGRLAAATACRLHLVKPFGFSMSDKNLRRPGLDYWPCLDLEIHDQFESVYRQCHGKVAFFTKFADADYTQVPEDTELLVFGQETSGLPESFHETYAHQLYRIPMFHPEVRSLNLSNAVSIIVYDQLRKRGLLH
- a CDS encoding tetratricopeptide repeat protein produces the protein MAEVRDLAKKFGLSIPTQVDQEDIVCLVEDQTDMRLIVAHHLNKIGFKNIKQFTNGHEALDWLKNSNTAKISVTICDHEMPIMNGFDFLAELKADPDLVRGPFAITIDNPSRAKIMLATENGVDGVLVKPFTLKDILPKLRQAFKVFHNPGNPELLYENAKGELRQGNLEKAEHVYKSLMDVTSKAARPLVGLAQVAVRKDDFTRAEALLKSAEERNDHYVHLYVERGELFSKQNRVEEAIGEFKRAIQLSPLNPIRYERAAQLLFKLDKHQEAIDILNIAIQNELSFPALHHYLSQGYYVLKEYKKAIRHIRSALSVEPENVVYLNQLGISYKESEEPEAALKTYNQIIKLDPENKAALYNKAILMKVKGNLDEAIKVLDRCLTKHPNFKQAKDKYDEYRAEKEEQKKEQAS
- a CDS encoding CPBP family intramembrane glutamic endopeptidase, with amino-acid sequence MEHKESPEESFNQAQLLKNSSMFYLCIGAVGLMVSYFHHDNMARSWALSSPDYANWEVISLGLLTAGVLAVMAYLFEDFFPSYRALKRVMVGLMGRMTWPGAIYLALLSAVSEEILFRTAIQPSAGVVLTAALFAVLHLGPAQQFGVWALIAFLSGLVFGWTYEATGLILPSLIGHILVNLISFWRFRISFQKAKKRAEKKEGLSPDAPRGVK
- a CDS encoding pyridoxal phosphate-dependent aminotransferase; this encodes MSQEKITPKTPDQTWLESYFYPTLLEAKAYKIDTPVVDVKLDQNESPWDWPQHLKKKILDRVAEKPWNRYPEPIGEELHQRLSDYVGVPANCLLTSPGSNMMIPLVFDAMAKSLSGKVVVARPSFALFEMHCNYAGIPYETWDLDENFEYQLDRLPELPDGSFVVFASPNNPTGTSISPEMLETMLAQNPKTMFLADEAYYEFNDQPYTHLMAKYSNLMILRTMSKTMGAAGVRLGYLMAPAAIIEQVKKLRLPYLLNHFSMEAAKIILSDDEMQAFVKKNIENAVSERDRIYQALSKKAADGGFRVFNSKANFLLLQWLQADACDKAYRHLIEKGILVRNMSKGPGLAGCLRVSIGTQEENDRLIAVF
- a CDS encoding TetR/AcrR family transcriptional regulator, whose amino-acid sequence is MTKPADTKEKIIDTACQLFATSGFHGVSIREIAKEAGVNLAAVNYHFKNKEGLFAAILIRAKLLFNKEVEALNDGKINAFEFAISIRDVYAKHSDEFRNGFALFLQGEYSEIVETVYDSFEEMGPPGQQVLKDVFQREIPDIGPSAAEWGAQTLLKLLAHDAMFVHTTLYGKACSMMPEYYNEQTQHIFTEEMVRSVINHLTNHHQDIEARFKSE
- a CDS encoding SixA phosphatase family protein; this encodes MKTIILLRHGEAESPGKFEDHERPLTARGHSQAQFIGQALQSRGLIPDGVIVSDAKRTVETYKNVKDVMELNPRQEVVSSRFYLAGVDRIFEEMAAIEDDINTVLLIGHNPGWSEAIGVYTGEYESLGTGEAGLMNIEQGPWLELLGRSYQWQLKEKLGASITR